Proteins encoded within one genomic window of Thermococcus celer Vu 13 = JCM 8558:
- a CDS encoding alpha-amylase family glycosyl hydrolase: MKKTALLLVVLVLTALVSGCISAGTSTPTSTTARNSSLSPASTVSTAPSTVPTSTAAPTSTASHTPTHSPPQGGLELPSGNYTPIYTGSGGAYSTGKVPVRFTYHPGNGTVKSVSLRGSFNNWAELPMKEENGTWSVTVFLKPGKYEYKYFINGQWVKDMSDDGTGRPYDPDADGYADDGYGGKNAVRIVKGNSTFSVEFDPGDPAYLSVADNRTVIRFKAERKGVSSAVLVTEKGNYTMRLQVWWDSGEMWRAEVPSVEPTRYYIVLNSTDGEGFVILNTSENPLFSFDGVDRFPQVEWVSNGIAYQIFPERFNNGNESNDALALDHDELLLNQVHSGKPILSNWSDPITPLHCCHQYFGGDIRGITEKLDYLRSLGVTIIYLNPVFLSGSAHGYDPYDYYKLDPKFGTEEDLREFLEEAHRRGMRVIFDFVPDHCGIGNPMFQDVWKRGTQSPYWDWFFVKEWPFKLGDGNAYVGWWGLGSLPKLNTANPEVREYLIGSALHWLDFGFDGIRVDTPGDVLDPGTFFGELRERVKEKHPDAYLLGEIWTLSPEWVRGDRFDSLMNYALGRDILLNYARGYLSGEAAMKMMGQYYASYGENVAAMGFNLVDSHDTSRVLTDLGGGSLGDRPGNESIQRLKLLSTLLYTLPGTPVTFQGDERGLLGDKSHYDEQRYPIQWDHANEDVLNHYRALARLRESVPALRSSAIRFYTAKDGVMAFFRGHDDEVLVVANAWKKPAELELPAGEWRVVWPENSTRRLSGTLEVPPIGVLVLERG, translated from the coding sequence ATGAAGAAGACGGCATTACTACTTGTGGTGCTCGTTCTCACCGCCCTGGTAAGCGGGTGCATCTCGGCGGGCACCTCCACTCCAACGTCAACAACAGCGCGGAATTCCTCCCTTTCTCCCGCCTCCACAGTCTCTACCGCCCCATCCACTGTCCCCACTTCCACAGCCGCTCCAACTTCCACGGCATCCCACACGCCCACGCACTCCCCCCCGCAGGGAGGGCTTGAACTGCCGTCCGGCAACTACACGCCCATCTACACCGGCTCCGGCGGGGCTTACTCAACCGGGAAGGTTCCCGTCAGGTTCACCTATCACCCCGGAAACGGGACCGTGAAGTCCGTCAGCCTGCGCGGGAGCTTCAACAACTGGGCCGAGTTACCGATGAAGGAGGAGAACGGAACCTGGAGCGTCACGGTTTTCCTGAAGCCTGGAAAGTACGAGTACAAGTACTTCATCAACGGTCAGTGGGTCAAGGATATGTCGGACGACGGCACGGGAAGGCCCTACGACCCCGATGCCGATGGCTACGCGGACGACGGCTACGGCGGAAAGAACGCGGTTAGGATAGTGAAGGGGAACTCCACTTTCTCTGTAGAGTTCGACCCCGGCGACCCGGCCTACCTCAGCGTTGCCGACAACCGGACGGTCATCAGGTTTAAGGCGGAGAGAAAGGGCGTGAGCTCGGCCGTTCTCGTAACGGAGAAGGGGAACTACACAATGAGACTTCAGGTCTGGTGGGACTCGGGGGAAATGTGGCGGGCCGAGGTGCCGTCCGTTGAGCCCACGAGGTACTACATCGTTCTGAACTCCACCGACGGGGAGGGCTTCGTAATCCTCAACACGAGCGAGAACCCCCTCTTCAGCTTCGACGGCGTTGACCGCTTCCCCCAGGTGGAATGGGTGAGCAACGGGATAGCCTACCAGATATTCCCGGAGAGATTCAACAACGGCAACGAGAGCAACGACGCCCTGGCTTTGGACCACGACGAGCTCCTCCTCAACCAGGTCCATTCGGGAAAACCGATACTCTCCAACTGGAGCGACCCGATAACCCCCCTCCACTGCTGCCACCAGTACTTCGGCGGGGACATAAGGGGAATAACCGAGAAGCTCGACTACCTCAGGAGCCTGGGAGTTACGATAATCTACCTCAACCCGGTCTTCCTCTCTGGGAGTGCCCACGGCTACGACCCCTACGACTACTACAAACTGGACCCAAAGTTCGGAACCGAGGAAGACCTCAGGGAGTTCCTCGAGGAGGCCCACAGGCGCGGCATGAGGGTAATCTTCGACTTCGTGCCCGACCACTGCGGCATCGGGAATCCGATGTTCCAGGACGTCTGGAAGAGGGGAACTCAGAGCCCCTACTGGGACTGGTTCTTCGTCAAAGAATGGCCGTTCAAGTTGGGAGATGGGAACGCGTACGTCGGCTGGTGGGGGCTCGGCAGTCTTCCAAAGCTCAACACGGCCAACCCGGAGGTGAGGGAGTACCTCATAGGCTCGGCCCTTCACTGGCTCGACTTCGGGTTCGACGGGATAAGGGTCGACACCCCGGGCGATGTTTTGGATCCGGGAACCTTCTTCGGCGAGCTGAGGGAGAGGGTGAAGGAGAAGCATCCGGACGCGTATCTGCTCGGCGAGATATGGACGCTGTCGCCGGAGTGGGTTAGAGGGGACCGCTTCGACTCCCTCATGAACTACGCCCTCGGGAGGGACATCCTGCTGAACTACGCGAGGGGTTACCTGAGCGGGGAGGCCGCTATGAAGATGATGGGGCAGTACTACGCTTCCTACGGGGAGAACGTCGCCGCAATGGGCTTCAACCTCGTTGACTCCCACGATACCTCCAGGGTCCTCACGGACCTCGGCGGTGGAAGCCTCGGCGATAGACCGGGCAACGAATCCATCCAGCGGCTCAAACTGCTCTCCACTCTCCTCTACACCCTCCCCGGAACCCCGGTGACCTTCCAGGGGGACGAGAGGGGCCTGCTGGGCGATAAGAGCCACTACGACGAGCAGCGCTATCCGATACAGTGGGACCACGCGAACGAGGACGTGTTGAACCACTACAGGGCCCTGGCGAGGCTCAGGGAGAGCGTTCCCGCCCTAAGGAGCAGTGCCATCAGGTTCTACACCGCGAAGGACGGCGTTATGGCGTTCTTCAGGGGGCACGACGATGAGGTTCTGGTGGTGGCCAACGCCTGGAAGAAGCCCGCGGAACTGGAGCTTCCGGCAGGGGAATGGAGGGTCGTCTGGCCCGAGAACTCCACGCGCCGGCTCTCCGGAACCTTAGAGGTGCCACCCATCGGCGTCCTCGTGCTGGAGCGGGGTTGA
- a CDS encoding LSm family protein, whose protein sequence is MAERPLDVIHRSLDKDVLVLLKRGSEFRGRLIGYDIHLNIVLADASLIQDGEAVKSYGKIVIRGDNVLAISPVEIE, encoded by the coding sequence ATGGCGGAAAGACCACTCGACGTTATTCACAGGTCGCTCGACAAGGACGTGCTCGTGCTCCTGAAGAGGGGTTCCGAGTTCAGGGGCAGGCTCATCGGTTATGACATCCATCTGAACATCGTCCTCGCCGACGCGTCCCTCATACAGGACGGCGAGGCCGTTAAGAGTTACGGTAAAATCGTCATCAGGGGAGACAACGTCCTGGCCATCTCCCCGGTCGAGATTGAGTGA
- a CDS encoding sulfite exporter TauE/SafE family protein, which yields MRTLVLAIVSLSAGFIGSLMSGGSIVIFSLLTFLGIPVQSAVGTLKVAIAALTLVSALTYYRGGAVEVRTAPYLAIFSIAGALAGSYFFASIPEKTAGIVVLPLLFVGIYLSIRGEPEEMPPKSGSASWMHVSGVGFIIGAYIGILGIASTLVVIAALRAFFGMDMLRANGTAKAIIFANNLVAAIVYGLGGKINGELLLPILIPVCLGAWLGARVALKLGSERLRWVYLILGSVTALKLLGELV from the coding sequence ATGAGAACCCTGGTGCTCGCCATCGTATCCCTCTCCGCGGGCTTCATAGGCTCCCTCATGAGTGGCGGGAGCATCGTGATATTCTCCCTGCTGACCTTTCTCGGAATTCCCGTGCAGAGCGCCGTTGGAACGCTAAAGGTGGCTATAGCGGCGTTAACCCTTGTCTCTGCTCTGACTTACTACCGCGGCGGTGCCGTTGAGGTGAGAACCGCCCCGTACCTTGCTATCTTCTCTATAGCAGGCGCCCTTGCCGGCAGCTACTTCTTTGCATCAATCCCTGAGAAAACAGCGGGAATCGTGGTGCTTCCCCTTCTCTTTGTCGGCATCTACCTCTCTATCCGGGGCGAGCCGGAAGAAATGCCACCCAAAAGCGGGAGCGCGAGCTGGATGCACGTTTCGGGAGTGGGCTTCATCATAGGTGCCTACATCGGGATCCTCGGCATAGCGTCCACGCTCGTAGTGATAGCCGCTTTGAGGGCCTTTTTCGGAATGGACATGCTTAGGGCCAACGGAACGGCCAAGGCGATAATATTCGCCAACAATCTCGTTGCTGCCATCGTCTACGGGCTGGGAGGGAAAATCAATGGCGAACTGCTTCTCCCGATACTCATCCCGGTATGCCTGGGGGCGTGGCTCGGCGCCAGGGTCGCCCTAAAGCTTGGAAGCGAGAGGCTCCGGTGGGTTTATCTTATCCTCGGTTCCGTAACTGCCTTAAAGCTTCTGGGTGAACTCGTTTGA
- a CDS encoding VIT1/CCC1 transporter family protein codes for MDGMVKLAENFYRDEYSDSVLYARLAKGEGDGEIKKELLRLSKIEAKHARFWYEFVKKRGGKTPKPSVGKLKVFSVKLLRKVFGPALVVSLLEMGENSAIQKYFRYLTTYAGNLSEEEIGAMKEVILDELEHERFFREEEKRFHVENIRDLILGMNDGLVELLGAVTGLSAVYPNNPQIVGISGLIVGVAGALSMSIGTFVSVRSQRQVKESIRERMEVLFRVSPEKVSGELIDRLVEGGMPEEVARDVAEKLAGRGEAIMKLLLPEAEENEVRAALYTGLSYLLGVVFPVTPYFLTSSSLVALPVSVLLAGSALAVVATLISLLSGISIRKKVAEMVATGLGAAFLSYLFGRLMEAFFHVSAL; via the coding sequence ATGGACGGGATGGTAAAACTCGCCGAGAACTTCTACAGGGACGAGTACTCCGATTCAGTGCTGTACGCCCGTCTCGCAAAAGGTGAGGGGGACGGGGAGATAAAGAAAGAGCTCCTCCGGCTCTCGAAGATAGAGGCCAAGCACGCCAGGTTCTGGTACGAGTTCGTAAAGAAACGCGGGGGGAAGACCCCGAAACCCTCTGTGGGGAAGCTCAAGGTTTTTAGTGTTAAACTCCTCAGGAAGGTTTTTGGGCCGGCATTGGTGGTCTCCCTGCTCGAGATGGGCGAGAACAGCGCGATACAGAAGTACTTCAGGTACCTCACGACCTACGCGGGGAACCTCAGCGAAGAGGAAATAGGGGCCATGAAGGAGGTCATCCTGGACGAGCTCGAGCACGAGAGGTTCTTCAGGGAGGAGGAGAAGCGCTTCCACGTCGAGAACATCCGGGACCTCATCTTGGGCATGAACGACGGCCTGGTCGAGCTCCTCGGTGCCGTAACGGGTCTCTCCGCGGTCTATCCGAACAATCCCCAAATCGTTGGGATAAGCGGACTCATAGTGGGCGTCGCGGGGGCGCTCTCCATGTCCATCGGAACCTTCGTCTCCGTCCGCTCCCAGAGACAGGTGAAGGAGTCGATTCGGGAGAGGATGGAGGTTCTCTTCAGGGTCTCTCCGGAGAAAGTCTCTGGAGAGCTCATCGACAGGCTCGTCGAGGGTGGGATGCCCGAGGAGGTGGCGAGGGACGTGGCCGAGAAGCTCGCCGGCAGGGGTGAGGCGATAATGAAACTCCTCCTTCCCGAGGCCGAGGAGAACGAGGTGAGGGCGGCGCTCTACACCGGCCTCTCCTATCTGCTCGGCGTCGTCTTCCCCGTCACGCCCTACTTCCTCACGTCAAGCTCCCTGGTGGCCCTTCCGGTGTCAGTACTGCTGGCCGGCTCCGCCCTCGCGGTGGTGGCGACGCTCATCTCACTGCTCTCGGGTATCTCAATCCGGAAAAAGGTAGCCGAGATGGTTGCCACGGGTCTCGGCGCGGCTTTCCTGAGTTACCTCTTCGGTCGCCTGATGGAGGCGTTCTTCCACGTCTCGGCGCTTTAA
- a CDS encoding MATE family efflux transporter, which yields MVRLNEEQRRLWSLAWPAITGNISQTLLNLVDMMIVGQLGALALASVGLGGQVSWFMMPIMAAVATGTLALVARFTGARDEINATLTLEQSLYLAFLLGIPVTLFGWFFGDDVLRIMGAKPDVVALGYEYIKVVFAFYPLRFAGFTAFSALRGAGDTKTPMKLGILMNVINAVLDYLLVFGKFGFPRLGPVGAAWASGMGITVSFIMGLYLLWSGRLVLRFKPSWSFHPEMATRILRIGVPTMVERGLFSFYNFLYMSIVTRFGTVALAAHQVGLRVESIAYMPAFGFNVATSALVGQSLGEGRPEKAERIVHEALKMVGLFMAVMAFILIAFPRYLVMPFISTSDPHRLEVMRLASIYLIIVGISEVPLGWLFVLSGALRGAGDTKTPMYITAVSKLLFRIIPAYLLGFGFTLGALHFAGLGVVAAWIAMSLETFATAALFWWAFRRGKWKYVKV from the coding sequence ATGGTTCGCCTGAACGAGGAGCAGCGCCGCCTCTGGAGCCTTGCCTGGCCGGCCATAACCGGCAACATCTCCCAGACCCTGCTCAACTTAGTGGACATGATGATAGTCGGCCAGCTCGGCGCCCTCGCCCTCGCCTCCGTCGGCCTCGGCGGTCAGGTTAGCTGGTTCATGATGCCCATCATGGCGGCGGTCGCGACCGGAACCCTCGCCCTCGTCGCGAGGTTCACGGGCGCCCGGGACGAGATTAACGCCACGCTGACTCTGGAGCAGAGCCTCTACCTGGCGTTCCTCCTCGGGATTCCGGTTACCCTCTTCGGATGGTTCTTTGGAGACGACGTCCTCAGGATAATGGGCGCAAAACCGGATGTGGTCGCCCTGGGTTACGAGTACATCAAGGTGGTGTTCGCCTTCTACCCCCTCCGGTTCGCGGGTTTCACGGCCTTCTCCGCCCTGAGAGGTGCGGGGGACACAAAAACCCCCATGAAGCTCGGCATCCTGATGAACGTTATCAACGCGGTTCTCGATTACCTTCTCGTGTTCGGGAAGTTCGGCTTTCCCAGGCTCGGTCCGGTCGGCGCCGCATGGGCCTCGGGGATGGGGATAACCGTCTCCTTCATCATGGGCCTCTACCTCCTCTGGAGCGGAAGGCTCGTACTCCGTTTTAAACCGAGCTGGAGCTTCCATCCCGAGATGGCCACGCGGATCCTCCGCATCGGCGTGCCGACGATGGTGGAGCGCGGCCTCTTCAGCTTCTACAACTTCCTCTACATGAGCATAGTGACCCGCTTCGGAACGGTGGCCCTGGCCGCCCACCAGGTGGGCCTCCGCGTTGAGAGCATAGCCTACATGCCAGCCTTCGGCTTCAACGTAGCTACTTCGGCCCTCGTCGGTCAGAGCCTCGGTGAGGGAAGGCCCGAAAAGGCGGAGAGAATCGTCCACGAGGCCCTCAAGATGGTCGGCCTCTTCATGGCCGTTATGGCCTTCATCCTGATAGCCTTCCCGCGTTACCTCGTCATGCCCTTCATAAGCACGAGCGACCCTCATCGCTTGGAGGTCATGAGGCTCGCGAGCATCTACCTGATAATCGTCGGTATAAGTGAGGTCCCCCTCGGATGGCTCTTCGTCCTCAGCGGGGCGCTGAGGGGTGCGGGAGATACGAAAACGCCCATGTACATCACCGCCGTCAGCAAGCTCCTCTTCCGCATAATCCCCGCATACCTTCTCGGGTTCGGCTTCACCCTCGGGGCCCTCCACTTCGCTGGCCTCGGTGTTGTGGCGGCCTGGATAGCCATGAGCCTCGAGACCTTCGCCACGGCGGCCCTCTTCTGGTGGGCCTTCAGGAGGGGGAAGTGGAAGTACGTGAAGGTATGA
- a CDS encoding nucleotidyltransferase family protein, with protein sequence MKRKLEDIKRTLEEHKHELRTRFGVSSIAIFGSYARGEEGELSDLDILVEFERPIGWEIVDLKDYLESLLGVKVDLITKNAAMSRKKFWEHIKGELVYV encoded by the coding sequence ATGAAGCGGAAATTGGAAGACATCAAGAGGACTTTGGAGGAACACAAACATGAGCTCCGCACGCGTTTCGGGGTCAGTAGTATAGCCATATTCGGCTCCTACGCACGGGGCGAGGAGGGCGAGCTCAGCGACCTTGATATTCTCGTCGAATTTGAGAGGCCGATAGGCTGGGAGATAGTAGATTTAAAGGACTACCTCGAGTCCCTGCTGGGGGTAAAGGTTGATCTCATAACAAAGAACGCCGCAATGAGCCGGAAGAAGTTCTGGGAGCATATAAAGGGGGAACTTGTCTATGTCTAA
- a CDS encoding tRNA (guanine(10)-N(2))-dimethyltransferase → MEFVEMREGLARILVPKAERIYDAPVFYNPVMALNRDLSVLAVDILKPRKVLDALSATGIRGVRYALETPAGEVWLNDISEEAFNLILKNVRLNLGVEGVRIGDGRVSFRNGKEVVANRDDANRLMAEKFRYFDFLDLDPFGSPVGFLDTALRSVRRKGVLAVTATDTGVLCGAYRNACLRKYLAEPLRGELCHEAGLRILIGTVVRYAAKYDLGVEVLLAYHRDHYFRAFLRLKSGARNADESLSNLGYLWQKKNGEFGYERAVLPKKPGAHGPLWLGPLKDEDFARRMLTLAGEKTLAHGKTLLFLELLAGELDVPFFYDTHALARRNGLGVMKVSRLIEALEELGYRATRTHFSPTAVKTDAPFQEVVGVLKSTR, encoded by the coding sequence ATGGAGTTCGTTGAGATGAGGGAGGGCCTCGCGAGGATCCTCGTTCCGAAGGCGGAGAGAATCTACGACGCCCCGGTCTTTTACAACCCGGTGATGGCCCTGAACCGGGATTTGAGCGTCCTTGCAGTTGATATTCTAAAACCCCGGAAGGTTCTCGATGCCCTCTCCGCCACGGGGATAAGGGGCGTCCGCTACGCCCTCGAGACCCCAGCGGGAGAGGTCTGGCTCAACGACATAAGCGAGGAAGCCTTCAACCTCATCCTGAAGAACGTCCGGCTGAACCTCGGCGTCGAGGGGGTTAGGATAGGGGATGGAAGGGTTTCCTTCCGCAACGGTAAAGAGGTCGTGGCCAACCGCGACGACGCCAACAGGCTCATGGCCGAGAAGTTCAGGTACTTCGACTTCCTTGACCTGGACCCCTTTGGCTCGCCGGTGGGGTTCCTCGACACGGCCTTGAGGAGCGTGAGGAGAAAAGGAGTTCTGGCCGTTACCGCGACCGACACCGGGGTTCTGTGCGGGGCCTACAGGAACGCCTGCCTGAGGAAGTACCTCGCCGAGCCGCTCAGGGGTGAACTCTGCCACGAAGCCGGCCTCAGGATCCTTATCGGGACGGTCGTGAGGTACGCGGCGAAGTACGACCTCGGGGTTGAGGTGTTACTTGCCTACCACCGCGACCACTACTTCCGCGCCTTTCTGAGGCTGAAGAGCGGCGCGAGGAATGCCGATGAGAGCCTCTCCAACCTCGGCTACCTCTGGCAGAAGAAAAACGGGGAGTTCGGGTACGAAAGGGCGGTTCTACCCAAAAAACCGGGTGCCCACGGCCCCCTCTGGCTCGGGCCCCTTAAGGATGAGGACTTCGCCCGCAGGATGCTGACACTGGCGGGTGAGAAAACCCTCGCCCACGGGAAGACCCTCCTGTTCCTCGAGCTCCTCGCCGGGGAACTTGACGTGCCGTTCTTCTACGACACCCACGCCCTCGCGAGGAGGAACGGCCTCGGGGTTATGAAGGTGTCGCGCCTCATAGAAGCTTTGGAGGAACTGGGCTACCGCGCCACGAGGACGCATTTCTCGCCCACCGCGGTGAAGACGGACGCGCCGTTTCAGGAGGTCGTTGGAGTTCTGAAGTCCACTCGGTGA
- the glyS gene encoding glycine--tRNA ligase, with protein MADKYGILQDLMRRRGFAWGSFEIYGGARGFYDYGPLGATIKRKIERKIREAFRREGFFELETPDITPERVFIASGHVEKFVDPLVECRKCGARFRADHLVEEALGIDAEGMSAEHLTQLIREHDIRCPECGGELSDVWYFNLMFETKIGPYGDQKGYLRPETAQGIFVNFKRLNAFARNRLPFGVFQIGKAYRNEISPRQGMLRLREFTQAEAEIFFNPNETEHPHFDEVKHEVLRLYPIEHQLKNLGMIEITAEEAVKKGYIMNTLFAYYMVMVKRVLLDIGIPEEKIRFRQQLPEERAHYSRDTWDAEIHSERFGWVECVGIANRGDYDLSRHMKMSGADLTVLIHYDEPKIVKKLEVSLNMKRVGPKLKKDAKRINELIKDWDEEKKRGLVELLEKDGKVTIEGYELEKDDFIISEVEEKITGEKIVPHVLEPSFGIDRPFYLLLENSLVIEEDRTYLRIKKDMAPIEVAVLPLVAKEPLKSIAYDIFRTLQKEGFIVVYDEKDTIGRRYLRYDEIGTPYCVTVDNQTPEDGTVTIRDRDTREQVRVKIEELPGKLKELIFGG; from the coding sequence ATGGCGGATAAGTACGGGATTCTTCAGGATTTGATGAGGAGGAGGGGCTTCGCCTGGGGGAGCTTTGAAATCTACGGCGGTGCGAGGGGCTTTTACGATTACGGCCCGCTGGGGGCCACGATAAAGAGGAAGATCGAGCGGAAGATAAGGGAGGCCTTTCGGAGGGAGGGCTTCTTCGAGCTCGAGACCCCGGACATAACCCCCGAGAGGGTCTTCATAGCGAGCGGCCACGTTGAGAAGTTCGTTGACCCGCTCGTGGAGTGCAGGAAGTGCGGGGCGAGGTTCAGGGCCGACCACCTCGTCGAGGAGGCCCTCGGGATAGACGCGGAGGGTATGAGCGCGGAACACCTCACCCAGCTGATAAGGGAGCACGACATCCGCTGTCCGGAGTGCGGCGGTGAGCTCTCGGACGTGTGGTACTTCAACCTGATGTTCGAGACCAAAATAGGGCCCTACGGCGACCAGAAGGGCTACCTGCGGCCCGAGACGGCCCAGGGCATCTTCGTGAACTTCAAGCGCCTGAACGCCTTCGCGAGGAACAGGCTCCCCTTCGGCGTCTTCCAGATAGGCAAAGCTTACAGGAACGAGATATCGCCGAGGCAGGGGATGCTCCGTCTGAGGGAGTTCACGCAGGCCGAGGCGGAGATATTCTTCAATCCCAACGAGACCGAACATCCTCACTTCGACGAAGTCAAACACGAAGTCCTAAGGCTCTACCCGATAGAGCACCAGCTCAAGAACCTCGGTATGATCGAGATAACGGCGGAAGAGGCCGTAAAGAAGGGCTACATAATGAACACCCTCTTCGCCTACTACATGGTCATGGTCAAGAGGGTTCTCCTCGACATCGGCATCCCCGAGGAGAAGATCAGGTTCCGCCAGCAGCTCCCGGAGGAGAGGGCCCACTATTCAAGGGACACCTGGGACGCTGAAATCCACAGCGAGCGCTTCGGCTGGGTCGAGTGCGTTGGAATAGCGAACAGGGGCGACTACGACCTGAGCAGGCACATGAAGATGAGCGGCGCCGACTTGACAGTCCTCATTCACTACGACGAGCCGAAGATCGTGAAGAAGCTTGAGGTAAGCCTCAACATGAAGAGGGTCGGACCGAAGCTGAAGAAGGACGCCAAGAGAATAAACGAGCTGATCAAGGACTGGGACGAGGAGAAGAAGCGCGGACTCGTTGAGCTCCTCGAAAAGGACGGGAAAGTTACCATCGAGGGCTACGAGCTTGAGAAGGACGACTTCATAATCAGCGAGGTCGAGGAGAAGATAACCGGTGAGAAGATCGTCCCGCACGTCCTCGAGCCGAGCTTTGGTATAGACAGGCCGTTCTACCTGCTCCTTGAGAACAGCCTCGTCATCGAGGAGGACAGAACCTACCTGAGGATCAAGAAGGACATGGCGCCGATTGAGGTAGCAGTGCTTCCCCTTGTTGCCAAAGAACCTCTCAAGAGCATAGCCTACGATATCTTCAGGACGCTCCAGAAGGAGGGCTTCATAGTCGTCTACGACGAGAAGGACACAATTGGGAGGAGGTACCTCCGCTACGACGAGATTGGAACTCCCTACTGCGTAACCGTCGACAACCAGACGCCCGAGGACGGGACCGTGACGATCAGGGACCGCGACACTAGGGAGCAGGTCAGGGTGAAGATCGAAGAACTGCCGGGGAAGTTGAAGGAACTTATTTTTGGAGGTTAG
- a CDS encoding 50S ribosomal protein L35ae encodes MVRGKALVLAYAGTKEHQDNHHMILKPLGIDERGSAARLIGRKVLWKTPTGKKMYGKILRTHGNGGEVVAYFKPGLPGQALGDHVDIL; translated from the coding sequence ATGGTCAGGGGAAAGGCTCTCGTCCTCGCCTACGCAGGTACCAAGGAGCACCAGGACAACCACCACATGATTCTCAAGCCCCTCGGGATCGACGAGAGGGGAAGCGCCGCCCGGCTGATCGGCAGGAAGGTTCTCTGGAAAACGCCGACCGGGAAGAAGATGTACGGCAAAATTCTTAGAACGCATGGCAACGGCGGAGAGGTGGTGGCCTACTTCAAGCCCGGACTTCCGGGGCAGGCCCTTGGAGACCACGTCGATATCCTTTAG
- a CDS encoding HepT-like ribonuclease domain-containing protein, with product MSKRDPCLFLTDILEAIERIEEYTEGYDFETFVKDRKTVDAVLRNLEIIGEAAKNIPESIREKYSSIPWRRVVGLRNVVVHHYFGVDLSVVWVIVSSQIGELKEEVERIIQGEC from the coding sequence ATGTCTAAGCGTGATCCGTGTCTCTTCCTTACCGATATCCTGGAGGCCATCGAGAGAATCGAAGAATATACCGAGGGCTATGATTTTGAAACCTTCGTAAAGGATAGAAAAACTGTTGACGCAGTTCTGAGAAACCTTGAAATAATCGGAGAAGCTGCGAAGAACATCCCAGAGAGTATCCGGGAGAAATATTCGTCCATTCCCTGGAGAAGGGTGGTTGGCCTGAGAAACGTTGTTGTCCATCACTATTTCGGCGTTGACCTTTCGGTAGTATGGGTCATCGTCAGCTCTCAGATTGGAGAACTAAAAGAGGAAGTAGAACGGATAATCCAGGGGGAGTGCTAA
- a CDS encoding DUF402 domain-containing protein: MRRVRLIYKRIPNRVLEREDEVIADFGNIVVAKSEFSGMLAPLLVNGVKVIDNGYRMVYFAFIGENYDILKVYDKNGNFKGLYMDVLAYTKRYGNTIEMLDLFLDIFVFPNGEAFLLDEDELEMALNYRLIDKETIDFAYSVANEILEKLKRKEFPPEIVWKYEWGD; encoded by the coding sequence ATGAGGAGGGTTCGCCTCATATACAAACGCATTCCGAACAGGGTTCTTGAGCGTGAAGACGAGGTCATAGCAGATTTTGGAAACATCGTTGTTGCAAAGTCGGAGTTTTCGGGCATGCTTGCCCCCCTTCTTGTGAACGGAGTTAAGGTCATAGACAATGGCTATAGGATGGTGTACTTCGCCTTCATTGGGGAGAACTATGACATCCTCAAGGTTTACGATAAGAATGGAAACTTTAAGGGGCTTTACATGGACGTTTTAGCTTACACGAAGCGGTACGGGAACACGATTGAGATGCTTGACCTGTTCCTGGACATCTTCGTCTTCCCCAATGGAGAGGCCTTCCTCCTCGACGAGGACGAGCTTGAGATGGCGCTCAACTACAGGCTGATAGACAAGGAGACCATCGACTTCGCCTACTCTGTTGCAAATGAGATACTCGAAAAGCTTAAACGGAAGGAGTTCCCGCCGGAAATAGTCTGGAAGTACGAGTGGGGGGACTGA
- a CDS encoding 50S ribosomal protein L37e, whose translation MGSGTAPKGRRNHTPTHIKCRRCGKRAYNVKKGYCAACGFGRSRRMRKYSWSHSWRKKRNLRY comes from the coding sequence ATGGGAAGCGGGACTGCACCGAAGGGCAGGAGAAATCACACTCCAACTCACATCAAGTGCAGGCGCTGCGGAAAGCGCGCCTACAACGTCAAGAAGGGCTATTGCGCCGCGTGCGGCTTCGGAAGGAGTAGACGCATGAGGAAGTACAGCTGGTCCCACAGCTGGAGGAAGAAGAGGAACCTCCGCTACTGA
- a CDS encoding DUF167 domain-containing protein has product MKFIKETKDGVLLLIHVQPKAKKNAIEGVDEWRGRLKVRIAAPPVEGKANKEVVKFFSKLLGAEVSIVKGETSREKDLLVRGLSGEEVKRRLGT; this is encoded by the coding sequence ATGAAGTTCATCAAGGAGACCAAGGATGGAGTTCTGCTCCTGATCCACGTCCAGCCGAAGGCTAAGAAGAACGCGATTGAAGGGGTAGATGAGTGGCGCGGGAGGCTGAAAGTTAGAATAGCGGCTCCGCCAGTGGAGGGCAAAGCCAACAAGGAAGTTGTGAAGTTCTTCTCGAAGCTCCTCGGAGCCGAGGTCAGCATAGTGAAGGGAGAGACGAGCAGGGAGAAGGACCTCCTCGTTAGGGGGCTGAGTGGGGAGGAAGTGAAGAGAAGGCTGGGGACCTAG